GATATCATCGAACAACTGGACTCCGTAATCAGTAGCGAGCTGTTCATATTTTTTAAAGTTGCGGACAAATAAGCTTTTCACTTTCAAATCGCCCAACTGCATTCGTTGTATTTCTTTCATGATGAATGTCGCAATAGAACCGGCTCCGATAATACCTATGTTCATTTAGACAACTCCTTATTCTGCAAATCCATATGAATCAGTAAAATGTTCAAAGCCGCCAAATTCTGTTACGCTCGATAGACCGCTTTCTTTGATACCAGGAAAATCGAGGCGTAAATCTTTGAAAATCGTATGATTGTTAAAGAATATGGCGCCAGCTTCGATACGATCAGCCAACCGTTTTGCTGCATCAATATCAGTTGTCCAAATGGACGCCCTTAAGCCATATTCCGAATCATTCGCATAATTGATTACTTGCTCGGTATCATTGAACGGCATCACCGGGATGACAGGACCAAATTGCTCCGCTCTCATGATTTCACTATCCTGCTGGACATTTGTAACGATGGCTGGAAGCATGAAATATCCATCTTCCCATGTATCCTCGTTCAGTTTTCTACCAAAGTAATGTACTTTGGCACCTTCTTTTTCTGCACGGTCAATTAAATCTTTCACGAAACGAAATTGAGATTCATTATTCAGTGGGCCCATTTTGACATCCGGTTGGATCCCGTTTCCAACAATTGTTTTGTTAAATTCTTCGCTTAGTTTATCTAACAACTCTTCGTATCGTGATTCGTGGACATAAATGCGCTTAATGGCAGAACATACTTGCCCAGCGCCTTTCAAAACTCCATTTCTTAACTTTTGGATTGTTTCCTTGTTTAAATCAGCATCGGCCAATATAATGGCAGGGTCATTACCACCCAGCTCCATATTCAATTTCTTCAAAGTGCATGAGGACTTTTCCATTAATATTTTCCCTGTACTTGTGCCACCTACAAACGCAATTGTCCGGACTCGTTCGTCCTTCGCGATTCGATCGCCAATTAGACCACCCGAACCTGTCACAACGTTCAATACCCCTGGAGGTAGACAGTCAGCTAGCTCTTTCATGAAAACCATAATCGTCAATGGACAATCTGTAGCAGGTTTGAAAACGACTGTGTTTCCTGTTAAAATAGCCGGTATGACGCGCTTAAACGTTAAGATCATCGGAGAATTCCATGGGGTGATAATTGCCGTCACACCTCTCGGACGTCTCCGCACTTCGACCTGTTGGGCCTGTCCGGACAGATCTCTAGGCTCATACCAGTTTTTCAGGTTTTCTGGCATCTCATTTAAAATTTGTACACATCTTTGAATATCTAACTTGCCTTCTTGCAAAGTTTTACCATTTTCTCTGACAAATAAAGTCGTATATTCATCAACACGATCTTTCACACGCGCCCATACTTGGTGAACACGCTCAATCCGTTCATCCAATGATGATTGCGACCATGTTGGATACGCATCTGCCGCTGCCGTAATCGCCCGATCTACATCCTCTTCGGATGCCAGTCCGATAAAACCGACGACTTCACTTGTGACGGCAGGATTGATGACGTCTTTGTGCTTATCTAATGATATCCATTCACCGTTCACTAATATCTTTCCTGAAATTTGCAAAGTTGCTTCCGTTTTATAGACCAAATTGTCTCCCTCATTTCCATTGAACAATCTTATTTTATTTTTTTCGGTTGAAATGACGAAGCAACACCCGGAGGCCCACCGAATGGTTTAGCCATCGGTCCGACTGCTTCCATATCGACAACAATCAAAGTCATCTTATTCGACTCTGTTGCGTTCTCCAATGCTTGGTCAAATGCATCGGGAGATTCTACTCTCATTGACTCTATCCCCATCGAATGTGCCAGCTGTACAAAATCTGGACTGACTAAATCGACACCGACTTGACGGCCGTATGCTGCGTCTTGAATATTACGAAGTACACCGTAACCGTTATCATCAAACACAAGGATGATCATTGGAAGGTTCTCTTGGACTGCTGTTGCAAGTTCACCAATGTTGACCATGAAGCCGCCATCTCCTGCTAATACGACAACCCGCTTATCAGGGTTCGCTTT
This window of the Sporosarcina ureae genome carries:
- a CDS encoding aldehyde dehydrogenase family protein, translating into MVYKTEATLQISGKILVNGEWISLDKHKDVINPAVTSEVVGFIGLASEEDVDRAITAAADAYPTWSQSSLDERIERVHQVWARVKDRVDEYTTLFVRENGKTLQEGKLDIQRCVQILNEMPENLKNWYEPRDLSGQAQQVEVRRRPRGVTAIITPWNSPMILTFKRVIPAILTGNTVVFKPATDCPLTIMVFMKELADCLPPGVLNVVTGSGGLIGDRIAKDERVRTIAFVGGTSTGKILMEKSSCTLKKLNMELGGNDPAIILADADLNKETIQKLRNGVLKGAGQVCSAIKRIYVHESRYEELLDKLSEEFNKTIVGNGIQPDVKMGPLNNESQFRFVKDLIDRAEKEGAKVHYFGRKLNEDTWEDGYFMLPAIVTNVQQDSEIMRAEQFGPVIPVMPFNDTEQVINYANDSEYGLRASIWTTDIDAAKRLADRIEAGAIFFNNHTIFKDLRLDFPGIKESGLSSVTEFGGFEHFTDSYGFAE